Proteins from a genomic interval of Ensifer canadensis:
- a CDS encoding PfkB family carbohydrate kinase, whose translation MRPLVVIGNVNVDLILGPAAPWPKAGTEIIVDHDELRVGGCAGNSALAWDSLGVDYAIAANIGNDQFGTWLKDAFAERASGWPVENVGTTLSVGITHPDGERTFFTTRGHLPLLNFDEIRTMLDGEHLRGGLALLAGSFLTDALTAAYDDVFDWAEAHDIAVALDTGWPLDGWTDANCAATIGWLKRCRLALFNEVETTTLTGLVDAAEAARALKSHMPADAIVVVKRGPNGALALGPTGDIVSVVAPTVKVIDTIGAGDVFNAGFLAALAAGMPLENCLRTGVTIASEAISTLPRSYGKPLSAFLQETIA comes from the coding sequence ATGCGTCCTCTTGTCGTCATCGGCAACGTCAACGTCGATCTGATCCTCGGGCCGGCCGCACCCTGGCCAAAGGCCGGCACCGAAATCATCGTCGATCACGATGAGCTGCGCGTCGGCGGCTGCGCCGGCAACAGCGCGCTTGCCTGGGATTCGCTTGGGGTCGATTATGCGATCGCCGCCAACATCGGTAACGACCAGTTCGGCACCTGGCTGAAAGACGCCTTTGCCGAGCGGGCCAGTGGCTGGCCGGTCGAAAACGTCGGCACGACGCTGTCGGTCGGCATTACCCATCCGGACGGCGAGCGCACCTTCTTCACCACCCGTGGACACCTACCGCTCTTAAATTTCGACGAAATCCGGACAATGCTCGACGGCGAGCACCTGCGTGGCGGTCTGGCGCTGCTTGCCGGCTCCTTCCTCACCGACGCGCTGACCGCCGCCTATGACGATGTCTTCGACTGGGCCGAGGCGCATGACATCGCCGTGGCACTCGACACCGGCTGGCCGCTCGACGGCTGGACGGATGCCAACTGCGCGGCGACGATCGGCTGGCTGAAACGCTGTCGGCTCGCGCTCTTCAACGAGGTCGAGACGACGACGCTGACGGGCCTTGTCGATGCGGCAGAGGCAGCGCGCGCGCTCAAGTCCCACATGCCGGCCGACGCGATCGTCGTCGTCAAGCGCGGGCCGAACGGCGCCCTTGCCCTCGGCCCGACCGGAGACATCGTCTCCGTCGTCGCGCCCACGGTCAAAGTGATCGACACGATCGGCGCGGGCGACGTGTTCAACGCCGGGTTCCTTGCAGCCCTTGCCGCCGGAATGCCGCTGGAAAACTGCCTTCGCACCGGCGTCACCATCGCCTCTGAGGCAATCTCGACGCTGCCGCGCAGCTATGGAAAACCCTTGTCCGCCTTTCTTCAGGAGACGATCGCATGA
- a CDS encoding ABC transporter ATP-binding protein translates to MSALEIHNIHKRYGEVETLKGIDIALESGEFLVLLGSSGCGKSTLLNIIAGLAEPSGGDIRIGPRSIIGMHPKDRDIAMVFQSYALYPNMSVARNIGFGLEMRKVPAPEREKAVIETAKLLQIENLLERKPSQLSGGQRQRVAIGRALVRNPQVFLFDEPLSNLDAKLRMEMRTELKRLHQLLKTTVVYVTHDQIEAMTLATRIAVMRDGRIEQLGTPEEIYDRPATLYVAGFVGSPPMNIFEAEVSDSSLRVEGGDQPIALPARFHGKVQNGQRVKVGIRPEALRLATAESNALRLTARVEVVELTGPELVVTARIGDQRITACLPPRTQLAIDAERTFAFDEGALHLFDPETGRSLLSG, encoded by the coding sequence ATGAGCGCGCTTGAGATCCACAACATCCACAAGCGCTACGGCGAAGTCGAAACGCTGAAGGGCATCGACATCGCGCTGGAAAGCGGCGAGTTTCTCGTGCTGCTCGGCTCTTCGGGCTGCGGCAAGTCGACCCTGCTCAATATCATCGCCGGCCTTGCCGAGCCGAGCGGTGGCGATATCCGCATCGGGCCTCGGTCGATCATCGGGATGCACCCAAAGGATCGCGACATCGCCATGGTGTTCCAATCCTATGCGCTCTACCCAAACATGAGCGTTGCCCGCAACATCGGTTTCGGCCTCGAAATGCGTAAAGTTCCGGCGCCGGAACGGGAAAAGGCGGTCATTGAGACAGCGAAGCTGCTGCAGATCGAAAACCTGCTTGAGCGCAAGCCGAGCCAGCTCTCTGGCGGCCAGCGACAGCGCGTCGCCATCGGCCGGGCGCTCGTGCGAAACCCGCAGGTTTTCCTCTTCGACGAGCCGCTGTCGAACCTCGATGCCAAGCTGCGGATGGAGATGCGCACCGAGCTGAAGCGCCTGCACCAATTGCTGAAGACGACGGTTGTTTATGTCACCCATGACCAGATCGAGGCGATGACGCTTGCTACGCGCATCGCCGTCATGCGCGACGGCCGCATCGAACAGCTCGGCACGCCGGAAGAGATCTACGATCGCCCGGCCACGCTTTATGTCGCGGGCTTCGTCGGCTCGCCGCCGATGAACATTTTTGAGGCTGAAGTATCAGACAGCAGTTTGCGCGTGGAAGGCGGCGACCAGCCGATCGCCCTGCCGGCGCGTTTTCATGGCAAGGTGCAGAATGGCCAACGCGTCAAGGTCGGCATCCGCCCGGAGGCGCTGCGGCTGGCAACAGCCGAGTCCAATGCACTGCGGCTGACGGCGCGCGTCGAGGTTGTCGAGCTGACCGGCCCGGAACTGGTGGTGACGGCGCGCATCGGCGACCAGCGCATCACCGCCTGCCTGCCGCCGCGCACGCAGCTGGCCATCGATGCGGAGCGAACATTCGCTTTCGACGAGGGCGCCTTGCATCTGTTCGACCCGGAAACCGGTCGGTCCTTGCTTTCCGGTTGA
- a CDS encoding transporter substrate-binding domain-containing protein, whose protein sequence is MIKTVLAAAAIAAASITLPAQAQQPASKLDEILARGHLVLGTGSTNAPWHFKSAEDKLQGFDVDMGRIIAKALFGDPEKIEYVNQSSDARIPNITTNKVDITCQFMTVTGERAQQIAFTIPYYREGVGLMLKSDGKYADYAALKAAGSSVTVSVLQNVYAEAMVHAALPEATVDQYESVDLIYQALESGRADTVATDQSSLAWYMTQNPDRYKDAGYGWNPQTYACGVKRGDQDWLNFVNTALHEAMTGVDFDFYAKSFKTWFGKDLTPPQIGFPVEFK, encoded by the coding sequence ATGATCAAGACAGTTCTCGCGGCTGCCGCCATCGCAGCCGCCTCCATTACCTTGCCGGCACAGGCGCAGCAGCCAGCGAGCAAACTCGACGAAATTCTCGCGCGCGGTCATCTCGTGCTCGGCACCGGCAGCACCAATGCACCGTGGCACTTCAAGAGCGCCGAAGACAAGCTGCAGGGCTTCGATGTCGACATGGGCCGGATCATCGCCAAGGCGCTGTTCGGCGACCCGGAAAAGATCGAATACGTCAACCAGTCATCAGACGCCCGTATCCCGAACATCACCACCAACAAGGTGGACATCACCTGCCAGTTCATGACGGTGACCGGCGAGCGCGCCCAGCAGATCGCCTTCACCATCCCCTATTATCGCGAAGGCGTCGGCCTGATGCTGAAGTCGGACGGCAAATATGCCGACTATGCGGCGCTGAAGGCGGCGGGTTCATCGGTGACCGTGTCGGTTCTGCAGAACGTCTATGCCGAGGCGATGGTTCATGCGGCATTGCCGGAAGCGACCGTCGATCAGTATGAATCTGTCGACCTCATCTATCAGGCGCTCGAATCCGGCCGGGCCGATACTGTGGCCACCGACCAGTCGTCGCTTGCCTGGTACATGACCCAGAACCCCGATCGCTACAAGGACGCCGGCTATGGCTGGAACCCGCAGACCTATGCCTGCGGCGTCAAGCGCGGGGATCAGGACTGGCTGAACTTCGTCAACACCGCGCTGCACGAAGCCATGACCGGGGTGGATTTCGATTTCTATGCGAAGTCGTTCAAGACCTGGTTCGGCAAGGACCTGACGCCGCCGCAGATCGGCTTTCCGGTCGAATTCAAGTAG
- a CDS encoding carbohydrate ABC transporter permease, with protein sequence MERQSPLFTAFIYACALLLTAVILAPVVWLFVMSISSAADLSAKPLNWWPDEIDLSRYGLLLTTLENTAGAAFVASLFNSLKVAGMATLAAIAVAIPSAWAVSRTPTVSWSLYAVIATYMLPPVALAVPLYMGLATLGLLNSVFGLALVYLTILAPFTTWLLKSGFDSIPKEIESAAMIDGARLDQILRLITLPLAAPVMATSALFAFLLAWDEFFYALLFTSDLRAKTLTVAIADLAGGRVSDYGLIATAGVLAALPPVLIGLIMQKALISGLTSGGVKG encoded by the coding sequence ATGGAACGCCAGAGCCCACTGTTCACTGCCTTCATCTACGCCTGCGCCCTGTTGCTGACGGCCGTCATCCTGGCGCCTGTTGTGTGGCTCTTCGTCATGAGCATCTCGTCTGCGGCCGACCTTTCGGCAAAGCCGCTCAACTGGTGGCCTGATGAGATCGATCTGTCGCGCTATGGGCTGCTGCTGACCACGCTCGAAAACACCGCCGGCGCGGCCTTCGTCGCTTCGCTCTTCAATAGCCTGAAGGTCGCCGGCATGGCGACGCTTGCCGCCATCGCCGTTGCCATTCCCTCGGCCTGGGCCGTGTCGCGCACGCCCACCGTCTCCTGGTCGCTTTACGCGGTGATCGCCACCTACATGCTGCCGCCGGTGGCGCTGGCGGTGCCGCTCTATATGGGCCTTGCCACTCTCGGCCTGTTGAATTCGGTCTTCGGCCTTGCACTCGTCTATCTCACCATCCTTGCGCCCTTCACCACCTGGCTGCTGAAGTCCGGCTTCGATTCCATTCCCAAGGAGATCGAGAGCGCTGCCATGATCGACGGCGCCAGGCTGGATCAGATCCTCAGGCTGATCACCCTGCCGCTCGCCGCCCCCGTGATGGCGACCTCGGCACTCTTTGCCTTTCTGCTTGCCTGGGACGAATTCTTCTATGCGCTGCTGTTCACCTCGGACCTGCGCGCAAAAACCCTGACGGTCGCCATCGCCGATCTCGCCGGCGGCCGCGTTTCCGACTACGGACTGATTGCGACCGCCGGCGTGCTAGCCGCCCTGCCTCCGGTGCTGATCGGCCTCATCATGCAAAAAGCCCTGATCTCCGGGCTCACCAGCGGCGGCGTCAAGGGATGA
- a CDS encoding amino acid ABC transporter permease, translated as MGYQLNFAAVWRSFDLLLEGLALSLGLAFAAILAGCLIGLVTAFGLVSKSMVLREPAGFYVTAIRNTPILVLVLFSYFALPQLGVRLGKIESFVLTLAIYSGAYLAEVFRGGLLSVPPGQREAGLAIGLTEMQIRTSIILPLMLRNVLPSLGSTMISLFKDTSLAAAIAVPELTFEARKINVESFRVIETWIVASCLYVATCSLLAALMRAVERRLAVPR; from the coding sequence ATGGGTTATCAGTTGAATTTCGCCGCAGTCTGGCGGTCTTTCGACCTTCTGCTCGAAGGTCTGGCTCTCAGTCTCGGCCTCGCCTTCGCGGCGATCCTCGCCGGTTGTCTCATCGGCCTCGTCACCGCCTTCGGGCTGGTGTCGAAGTCCATGGTTCTACGCGAGCCGGCCGGCTTCTATGTGACCGCGATCCGCAACACGCCGATCCTGGTGCTGGTGCTGTTCAGCTACTTTGCCCTGCCGCAGCTTGGCGTCAGGCTAGGTAAGATCGAGAGTTTCGTGCTGACGCTGGCGATCTATTCCGGCGCCTATCTCGCCGAGGTGTTCCGCGGCGGGTTGCTTTCCGTGCCTCCTGGCCAAAGGGAGGCGGGACTGGCGATCGGGCTCACGGAAATGCAGATCCGCACCTCGATTATCCTGCCGCTGATGCTGCGCAATGTACTTCCCTCGCTCGGCAGCACGATGATCTCCCTGTTCAAGGATACCTCGCTTGCAGCCGCGATCGCCGTTCCCGAACTGACCTTCGAGGCGCGCAAGATCAATGTCGAAAGCTTCCGGGTGATTGAGACGTGGATCGTCGCCAGCTGCCTCTATGTCGCCACCTGTTCGCTTCTCGCCGCATTGATGCGCGCGGTCGAGCGCCGACTTGCCGTGCCGAGGTGA
- a CDS encoding carbohydrate ABC transporter permease, translating into MSGTWITTRAWLLMLPLLAVMIAVIGWPLVDTVRLSFTDAKLVGTEGSFVGLDNYAKVLGGSNFMRALVTTTWFAVVSVTAEMVIGVLAALLLNQQFRGRTALRALMILPWALPTVVNATLWRLIYNPEYGALNAALMQIGLIDSYRSWLGEPSSALTALIVADCWKNFPLVALIALAALQAVPRDITAASLVDGAGPFNRFRYVIMPYLAGPLLVALVLRTIEAFKVFDLIWVMTRGGPANSTRTLSILVYQEAFSFQRAGSGASLALIVTLLVTVLAVAYAALVRKAAGAT; encoded by the coding sequence ATGTCCGGTACCTGGATAACAACACGCGCGTGGCTGCTGATGCTGCCGCTGCTCGCAGTCATGATCGCTGTCATCGGTTGGCCGTTGGTCGACACCGTCAGGCTTTCGTTCACTGACGCAAAGCTCGTCGGCACCGAAGGCAGCTTCGTCGGCCTCGACAACTATGCCAAGGTGCTCGGCGGTTCGAACTTCATGCGGGCCTTGGTCACGACCACATGGTTTGCGGTTGTCTCGGTGACCGCCGAAATGGTGATCGGCGTGCTGGCGGCCCTGCTGCTCAATCAGCAATTCCGCGGCCGCACGGCATTGCGCGCCTTGATGATCCTGCCCTGGGCGCTGCCGACGGTCGTCAACGCGACGCTGTGGCGGCTGATCTACAATCCGGAATATGGTGCACTGAACGCGGCCCTGATGCAGATCGGCCTGATCGACAGCTATCGCTCCTGGCTCGGCGAGCCCAGCTCGGCGCTGACAGCCCTGATCGTCGCCGACTGCTGGAAGAACTTTCCGCTCGTTGCCCTGATCGCGCTTGCAGCTCTCCAGGCGGTGCCGCGCGACATCACGGCCGCCTCGCTCGTCGATGGCGCAGGCCCGTTCAACCGCTTCCGCTATGTCATCATGCCCTATCTCGCCGGCCCGTTGCTCGTGGCGCTGGTGCTGCGCACGATCGAAGCCTTCAAGGTCTTCGACCTCATCTGGGTGATGACACGCGGCGGCCCGGCCAACAGCACGCGCACGCTGTCGATCCTCGTCTATCAGGAAGCTTTCTCGTTTCAGCGGGCAGGGTCCGGCGCCTCGCTGGCGCTGATCGTCACACTGCTGGTGACCGTACTTGCGGTCGCCTATGCCGCACTTGTGCGCAAAGCCGCGGGAGCCACCTGA
- a CDS encoding extracellular solute-binding protein has translation MLKSIKTTLLSATLLGLSFAGHAYAETTLNALFMAQAAYSEADVRAMTEAFTKANPDVKVNLEFVPYEGLHDKTVLAQGSGGGYDVVLFDVIWPAEYAANKVLVDISDRITDEMKSGVLPGAWTTVEYDAKRYGMPWILDTKYLFYNKEILEKAGIKAPPKTWDELTEQAKIIKDKGLLATPIAWSWSQAEAAICDYTTLVSAYGGKFIDGGKPAFTSGGGLDALNYMVTSYSSGLTNPNSKEFLEEDVRKVFQNGEAAFALNWTYMYNLANDPKESKVAGKVGVVPAPGVAGKSEVSAVNGSMGLGITSTSKHPDEAWKYIVHMTSQPTQNAYAKLSLPIWASSYEDANVTKGQEELIAAAKLGLAAMYPRPTTPKYQELSTALQQAIQEALLGQASAEDALKTAAENSGL, from the coding sequence ATGTTGAAATCCATTAAAACCACGTTGCTCAGCGCAACCTTGCTCGGCTTGTCCTTTGCCGGCCACGCCTATGCTGAAACCACACTCAATGCGCTGTTCATGGCGCAGGCGGCCTATAGCGAAGCCGACGTGCGCGCGATGACCGAGGCCTTCACCAAGGCCAATCCCGACGTGAAGGTGAACCTCGAATTCGTTCCCTACGAAGGCCTGCATGACAAGACCGTGCTGGCGCAGGGCTCCGGCGGCGGCTACGACGTCGTGCTCTTCGACGTGATCTGGCCGGCCGAATACGCCGCCAACAAGGTGCTGGTCGACATCTCCGACCGGATCACCGACGAGATGAAATCCGGCGTGCTGCCGGGCGCCTGGACGACGGTCGAATATGACGCCAAGCGCTACGGCATGCCTTGGATCCTCGACACAAAATACCTGTTCTACAACAAGGAAATCCTTGAAAAGGCTGGGATCAAGGCGCCGCCGAAAACCTGGGACGAACTGACGGAACAGGCCAAGATCATCAAGGACAAGGGGTTGCTCGCAACGCCGATCGCCTGGAGCTGGTCGCAGGCCGAAGCCGCGATCTGCGACTACACCACGCTTGTCAGCGCCTATGGCGGCAAGTTCATCGACGGCGGCAAGCCTGCCTTTACGTCCGGCGGCGGTCTCGACGCGCTCAACTACATGGTCACGAGCTATTCGTCGGGCCTGACCAATCCGAACTCGAAGGAATTCCTCGAGGAAGACGTTCGCAAGGTCTTTCAGAACGGTGAAGCCGCCTTCGCGCTCAACTGGACCTACATGTACAACCTCGCCAACGACCCCAAGGAAAGCAAGGTTGCCGGCAAGGTCGGCGTCGTGCCGGCACCGGGTGTTGCGGGCAAGAGCGAGGTGTCGGCCGTCAACGGGTCGATGGGCCTCGGCATCACCTCGACCAGCAAGCACCCGGACGAAGCGTGGAAGTACATCGTCCACATGACATCGCAGCCGACGCAGAATGCCTATGCCAAGCTGAGCCTGCCGATCTGGGCCTCGTCCTATGAAGACGCCAATGTCACCAAGGGCCAGGAAGAGCTGATCGCCGCCGCCAAGCTCGGCCTTGCCGCCATGTATCCGCGCCCGACGACGCCGAAGTACCAGGAGCTTTCGACAGCCCTGCAGCAGGCGATCCAGGAAGCGTTGCTTGGACAGGCCTCCGCCGAGGATGCACTCAAGACCGCCGCCGAAAACAGCGGTCTCTGA
- a CDS encoding SIS domain-containing protein translates to MTMSDTTNRPAGLIAIDREMARQASDAVASFHAAQALNGRIAASLRSTGKLLLLGMGGSHAVGRALEPLYRAHGIDAIALPLSEQLGQPLAIEGKTILVTSQSGESAEVLRWFAETNGATGDTFGLTLEEGSFLARSAPSLVGVGGTEKAFAATRSLTISFALHLSILAALGDDASATLQAIEAPQAPDTTSALAALADVRAVVTSGRQLQGLAEAIGLGLTELSRLPCFSLEGGQLRHGPMEMLGPSVGVVLFRAADATAGLVSVMAVSAAEAGSPVVVFDASGEAPIPGVTTLSFKPAAGMAAIFAMLPVAQLFMIAFAEARVVDAGTPVRSTKITRSE, encoded by the coding sequence ATGACCATGAGCGATACCACAAACCGCCCGGCCGGGCTCATTGCAATAGACCGCGAAATGGCCCGTCAGGCTTCAGACGCCGTCGCCTCGTTCCACGCCGCACAGGCGCTCAACGGCAGGATCGCTGCATCGCTCAGATCGACCGGCAAGCTGTTACTGCTCGGAATGGGCGGCTCGCATGCGGTTGGTCGCGCGCTCGAACCGCTCTACCGGGCCCACGGCATCGACGCGATCGCGCTGCCGCTGTCCGAACAGCTGGGCCAGCCGCTGGCGATCGAAGGCAAGACGATCCTCGTCACGTCGCAGTCCGGTGAAAGTGCGGAGGTTCTGCGCTGGTTCGCCGAGACCAATGGGGCGACCGGCGACACCTTCGGCCTGACCCTCGAAGAGGGCTCCTTCTTGGCCCGCAGCGCCCCATCGCTGGTCGGCGTCGGTGGCACCGAAAAGGCATTTGCCGCGACACGCAGCCTGACGATCAGCTTCGCGCTGCACCTCTCGATCCTTGCCGCCCTCGGAGACGACGCATCTGCGACATTGCAGGCGATCGAAGCGCCTCAGGCGCCCGACACGACTTCGGCGCTCGCAGCGCTTGCGGATGTCCGCGCCGTGGTAACGTCCGGCCGCCAACTTCAGGGACTTGCCGAAGCGATCGGGCTCGGTCTGACCGAGTTGTCCCGGCTGCCCTGCTTCTCGCTCGAAGGCGGGCAGCTGCGGCACGGGCCAATGGAAATGCTCGGCCCGTCGGTCGGCGTCGTCTTGTTTCGCGCCGCCGATGCAACTGCCGGCCTCGTCAGCGTCATGGCGGTTTCCGCAGCCGAAGCCGGTTCTCCGGTTGTCGTCTTTGATGCCTCCGGCGAGGCACCAATCCCTGGCGTGACCACGCTTTCCTTCAAACCGGCCGCCGGCATGGCCGCGATCTTTGCGATGCTGCCGGTGGCGCAGTTGTTCATGATCGCCTTTGCCGAGGCGCGTGTCGTCGATGCCGGAACGCCGGTCCGATCGACCAAGATTACCCGGAGCGAATGA
- a CDS encoding amino acid ABC transporter ATP-binding protein, whose protein sequence is MTQALLEIRDLHKRYGPVEVLKGVDCTMAQGEVISIIGSSGSGKTTMLRCINMLEEFQGGSIRIDGQEIGYDTVAGVRRRKREKEIARQRAMTGMAFQQFNLFPHMSAAKNVMLGLIKVRGMGRDEALSVAEKWLDRVGLLSHRDHYPGQLSGGQQQRVAIARAIAMNPKLMLFDEVTSALDPELVNEVLQVIKGLAEDGMSMLLVTHEMRFAYEVSSRVIFMNQGRIGEEGNPREMFLKPQTERLAEFLKTSSFN, encoded by the coding sequence ATGACCCAGGCACTTCTTGAAATCCGCGACCTGCACAAGCGTTATGGCCCCGTCGAGGTGCTGAAGGGCGTCGATTGCACAATGGCGCAGGGCGAGGTTATTTCGATCATCGGCTCCAGCGGCTCGGGCAAGACGACGATGCTGCGCTGCATCAACATGCTGGAGGAGTTCCAGGGCGGGTCGATCCGCATTGACGGCCAGGAGATCGGCTATGACACCGTCGCCGGCGTCAGGCGGCGCAAGCGGGAAAAGGAAATCGCCCGCCAGCGGGCAATGACCGGCATGGCGTTCCAGCAGTTCAACCTCTTTCCGCACATGAGCGCGGCGAAGAACGTCATGCTCGGCCTTATCAAGGTGCGCGGCATGGGGCGGGACGAAGCACTGTCGGTGGCCGAGAAATGGCTCGACCGGGTGGGGTTGCTCTCGCACAGGGATCATTATCCCGGCCAGCTTTCGGGCGGTCAGCAGCAGCGCGTAGCGATCGCCCGGGCGATTGCCATGAACCCGAAGCTGATGCTGTTCGACGAGGTGACCTCTGCGCTCGATCCGGAGCTTGTCAACGAGGTGCTGCAGGTGATCAAGGGGCTGGCGGAGGACGGGATGAGCATGTTGCTCGTGACGCATGAGATGCGGTTTGCCTACGAGGTGTCTTCCCGGGTGATCTTCATGAACCAGGGGCGCATCGGCGAAGAGGGCAATCCGCGGGAGATGTTCCTGAAGCCGCAGACTGAGCGCCTGGCCGAATTCCTGAAAACCTCGTCGTTCAACTGA
- a CDS encoding amino acid ABC transporter permease produces the protein MDLSAFLDQLWIARIPLLKGLGVSVSISFLSIVVGTVLGVFVGLALTYGYKPVRFIVRGYTDFIRGTPVLVLVLASYYVLSTIGIDLGPFQAGILALSVFCSSHVGELVRGALQAIPKGQTEAAKAIGLTFPQTFAYILGPQALRQALPAWVNTAAEMVKASTLLSIIGVAELLLRTQELISRTFMSLEFYFFAGFLYFVINYSIERFGRYVERKTAVPS, from the coding sequence ATGGATCTTTCCGCATTCCTCGACCAGCTCTGGATCGCCCGCATCCCCCTTCTCAAGGGTCTCGGCGTATCGGTTTCCATTTCTTTCCTGTCCATCGTTGTCGGGACGGTGCTCGGCGTCTTCGTCGGTCTCGCCTTGACCTACGGCTACAAACCCGTGCGCTTCATCGTGCGCGGCTATACCGACTTCATCCGCGGCACGCCGGTACTGGTGCTGGTTCTCGCCAGCTACTACGTGCTCAGCACCATCGGCATTGATCTCGGGCCGTTCCAGGCCGGCATCCTTGCCCTTTCGGTTTTCTGCAGCTCGCATGTGGGTGAACTGGTCCGCGGCGCGCTTCAGGCGATCCCCAAGGGACAGACGGAGGCGGCCAAGGCGATCGGCCTGACATTCCCGCAGACTTTTGCCTATATCCTTGGTCCTCAGGCTTTGCGGCAGGCCTTGCCGGCCTGGGTGAATACCGCCGCCGAAATGGTCAAGGCTTCGACGCTGCTGTCGATCATCGGCGTCGCCGAGCTTTTGCTGCGCACGCAGGAGCTGATCTCGCGCACTTTCATGAGCCTCGAGTTCTATTTCTTCGCCGGCTTCCTCTATTTTGTCATCAACTACAGCATCGAGCGCTTCGGCCGTTACGTCGAGCGCAAGACAGCCGTCCCATCGTGA